A stretch of the Alnus glutinosa chromosome 6, dhAlnGlut1.1, whole genome shotgun sequence genome encodes the following:
- the LOC133871619 gene encoding uncharacterized protein LOC133871619: MITPILVQFQVPACGSTPTEEGSLSYKNQCQYHYPENSQECKILEMPDLVRPNPQIFGANLPIHMVGSLASSSEDPFSQQLSLPQVDLSLFPECQDLTLETSGMFRQSKTSGTESGLKFPATMPPSGLEGNAQNVSQQEGNENPPSPDIFFDEMFDYLEPLPSSSEL, translated from the coding sequence ATGATTACTCCGATCCTAGTGCAATTTCAGGTGCCAGCATGCGGTTCTACTCCGACAGAGGAAGGGTCATTGTCATACAAGAATCAGTGCCAATATCATTATCCAGAAAACTCTCAAGAGTGCAAGATATTGGAAATGCCAGATTTGGTGAGGCCTAACCCACAAATTTTTGGAGCAAACCTTCCCATACACATGGTAGGGTCCCTTGCCTCCTCTTCAGAGGACCCTTTCTCTCAGCAGCTATCTTTGCCCCAAGTAGACCTCTCACTCTTCCCAGAATGCCAGGACCTCACCCTAGAAACTTCAGGGATGTTCAGGCAATCAAAAACTTCAGGAACCGAAAGCGGCCTGAAATTCCCGGCTACAATGCCGCCTTCTGGGTTAGAGGGCAATGCCCAGAATGTGTCTCAGCAGGAAGGAAATGAAAACCCTCCGAGCCCTGACATCTTCTTCGATGAGATGTTTGATTACCTCGAACCCCTTCCAAGCTCATCAGAGTTGTGA
- the LOC133871620 gene encoding transcription factor DUO1-like encodes MERESTDKTTYLKKGPWTADEDEVVMNYVNKYGPRDWSSLRSKGLLPRTGKSCRLRWVNKLRPNLKTGCKFSAEEERAVIELQAQFGNKWAKIATYLRGRTDNDVKNFWSTRRKRLERILQTPSPNSQKNKGKDLVFHELRIPEVKNLKTFSLGWFLGCCCLQSFIIFY; translated from the exons ATGGAAAGAGAAAGTACTGATAAAACAACGTACTTAAAGAAAGGGCCATGGACTGCTGATGAAGATGAAGTAGTGATGAATTATGTGAACAAGTATGGTCCAAGAGATTGGAGCTCCCTTCGATCCAAAGGACTGTTGCCAAGAACTGGGAAATCTTGTCGTCTTAGATGGGTCAACAAACTCAGACCCAACTTGAAGac tgGTTGCAAGTTTTCAGCAGAGGAAGAGAGGGCGGTGATAGAATTGCAGGCACAATTTGGGAACAAGTGGGCGAAAATTGCAACATATTTGCGGGGAAGAACAGATAATGATGTGAAGAATTTCTGGAGTACAAGGCGGAAAAGGCTGGAGAGGATTTTGCAAACTCCATCACCAAACTCAcagaaaaacaaagggaaagaTCTTGTTTTCCATGAACTGCGAATTCCAGAggtaaaaaatttgaaaactttcAGCCTTGGTTGGTTTCTAGGCTGTTGTTGCCTTCAAAGTTTCATCATCTTCTATTGA
- the LOC133870888 gene encoding uncharacterized RNA-binding protein C1827.05c-like: MGAKAKKAMKKNLKKASSQLVASARKTEAPDFLPLEGGPGRKLPEQKPSEDKATVLYIGRIPHGFYEKEMEGFFTQFGKVKRLRIARNKKTGKSKHFGFIEFESPEVANIVADCMHNQLLFEHLLQVHLIPPEHVHPKLWRGFNYRYKPVDRVRIECKRQNKERTLKEHKKLVEKILKRDLNRQKKIEAAGIEYECPEILGSIQPAPKKIKFDDE, from the exons ATGGGGGCTAAGGCAAAGAAAGCcatgaagaaaaatttgaagaagGCTTCTTCTCAGTTGGTGGCTTCTGCACGTAAAACCGAAGCTCCTGATTTCTTG CCACTGGAAGGTGGTCCTGGGCGCAAACTTCCCGAGCAAAAGCCAAGTGAGGATAAAGCTACAGTTCTATACATTGGTCGGATACCACATGGGTTCTATGAAAAGGAAATGGAAG GTTTCTTTACACAATTTGGTAAAGTCAAAAGATTAAGAATTGCACGGAATAAAAAG acaGGAAAATCAAAGCATTTTGGCTTCATCGAATTCGAGTCTCCTGAG GTGGCAAATATTGTAGCTGATTGTATGCATAATCAACTATTATTTGAGCATCTTTTGCAAGTTCATCTTATTCCTCCAGAGCATGTTCATCCCAAATT ATGGAGAGGTTTCAATTACCGATACAAGCCAGTTGACCGGGTTCGAATTGAATGTAAGCGGCAAAACAAG GAAAGAACATTAAAAGAGCACAAGAAGTTGGTGGAAAAGATCTTAAAGCGAGATCTGAATAGGCAAAAGAAAATAGAGGCCGCTGGTATTGAATATGAATGCCCAGAAATT TTGGGTAGCATCCAGCCTGCTCCAAAGAAGATAAAGTTTGATGATGAATAG